From the genome of Vicia villosa cultivar HV-30 ecotype Madison, WI linkage group LG2, Vvil1.0, whole genome shotgun sequence, one region includes:
- the LOC131647733 gene encoding protein argonaute 1-like encodes MSKQYLAKVSLKINVKVGGRNTVLVDALSRHILLVSNRPTIIFGADVTHPHPGEDSSPSIAAVVVSQDWPEFTKYAGLVCAQAHRRELIQDLLKQWQDPVRGTLTRGMIEYCI; translated from the exons atgAGCAAGCAGTACCTTgcaaaagtttctttgaaaataaaTGTTAAGGTTGGGGGTAGGAATACTGTTCTTGTTGATGCACTTTCACGCCACATTCTCCTAGTCAGCAACAGACCTACTATTATATTTGGAGCTGATGTGACTCATCCACACCCTGGTGAAGATTCAAGTCCATCAATAGCAGCT GTTGTTGTTTCTCAAGATTGGCCAGAATTCACCAAGTATGCTGGTTTGGTTTGTGCCCAAGCGCATCGACGGGAATTGATTCAAGACCTTTTAAAACAATGGCAAGATCCAGTCAGAGGAACATTGACTCGTGGAATGATCGAGTATTGTATTTAA